A DNA window from Chryseobacterium sp. MEBOG06 contains the following coding sequences:
- a CDS encoding ATP-dependent Clp protease ATP-binding subunit translates to MDYKFSQGLSQVFKQSKSEAKRLKSEFLNTEHLLLGIIKTENSAKEILQNLNADLTQIRRKIETLNTASLNPISEEVTNISFTKMADHAIKRAELECRQYKSNEINTVHLLLGILYKYEDPTSNILGAYDIDYEGVSREYQTMLKNSGQSPQMSAYDDDDEREEFEQMRKPTGNLGSAKSKTPTLDNFGRDLTSLARDGKLDPVIGREKEIERVSQILSRRKKNNPLLIGEPGVGKSAIAEGLALRIQQKKVSRVLYGKRVITLDLASLVAGTKYRGQFEERMKAIMTELEKNRDVILFIDELHTIVGAGSSTGSLDASNMFKPALARGEIQCIGATTLDEYRQYIEKDGALERRFQKVMVEPTSIDETIQILNQIKDKYEEHHNVVYTPEAILACVNLTSRYITDRFLPDKAIDAMDEAGSRVYIKNMKVPTEIIDFEKKIEEIKELKQKAVKAQDYLEARKLKDEEERLQMELNSAQDKWDKDAKEKKETVTEENVAEVVSMMSGVPVTKVGKNELDKLAQMDEKLNGKVIGQADAVKKVVKAIQRNRAGLKDPNRPIGTFIFLGTTGVGKTELAKVMARELFESDESLIRIDMSEYMEKFAVSRLVGAPPGYVGYEEGGQLTEAVRRKPYAVVLLDEIEKAHPDVFNILLQILDEGHVTDSLGRKIDFRNTIIILTSNIGTRDLKDFGDGVGFGTSAKKTTSDSRARSTIENALKKAFAPEFLNRIDDIVIFNSLVQDDIKKIIDIELNKLYGRLEKLGYKVELTEEAKDFISEKGWDKDFGARPLKRAIQKYIEDLLAEMLVNKQLNEGETVVLEVNEAKDGLVGKSQKTKKTTEKSQS, encoded by the coding sequence ATGGATTATAAGTTTTCACAAGGTTTGAGCCAAGTGTTCAAACAAAGCAAAAGCGAAGCTAAGAGGCTGAAAAGTGAATTTCTTAATACAGAACATCTACTTTTAGGTATTATAAAAACGGAAAACTCTGCAAAAGAAATCCTTCAAAACCTTAATGCGGATTTAACACAAATCAGAAGAAAAATTGAAACTTTAAATACAGCAAGTCTTAATCCCATTTCTGAGGAGGTTACCAATATTTCTTTCACCAAGATGGCTGATCATGCCATTAAACGTGCGGAGTTAGAATGTCGTCAATATAAAAGCAATGAAATTAATACCGTTCACCTGCTTTTAGGCATTCTTTATAAATATGAGGACCCTACTTCAAATATTCTGGGAGCTTACGATATCGACTATGAAGGAGTTTCAAGAGAATACCAGACCATGCTCAAAAACTCCGGGCAGTCACCACAAATGAGTGCTTACGATGATGATGATGAGAGAGAGGAATTTGAGCAAATGAGAAAGCCTACCGGAAACTTAGGTTCTGCGAAAAGTAAAACACCTACTTTGGATAACTTTGGTAGAGACCTTACTTCTTTGGCTAGAGATGGAAAACTGGATCCTGTGATCGGACGTGAAAAAGAAATCGAGAGAGTTTCTCAGATCTTATCACGTAGAAAGAAAAACAATCCGCTTCTTATTGGGGAGCCCGGAGTTGGTAAATCTGCGATCGCTGAAGGGCTTGCATTAAGAATTCAACAGAAAAAGGTTTCAAGAGTTCTTTACGGAAAACGAGTGATCACACTGGATCTTGCCAGTTTAGTAGCAGGAACCAAATACCGTGGTCAGTTCGAAGAAAGAATGAAGGCCATTATGACTGAACTGGAGAAAAACAGAGATGTCATCTTATTTATAGATGAGCTTCACACTATTGTAGGAGCAGGAAGTTCTACGGGAAGTTTAGATGCTTCCAATATGTTCAAACCTGCTTTAGCAAGAGGAGAAATTCAATGCATCGGAGCTACCACTCTGGATGAATACCGTCAGTATATTGAAAAGGATGGCGCTCTGGAAAGAAGATTCCAGAAAGTAATGGTGGAACCTACTTCTATAGATGAAACCATTCAGATCCTTAATCAGATCAAGGATAAGTATGAAGAACATCACAATGTGGTTTATACTCCTGAGGCGATCTTAGCGTGTGTCAATTTGACATCGAGATATATTACTGACCGTTTTTTACCAGACAAAGCAATTGATGCGATGGATGAAGCGGGTTCAAGAGTTTATATTAAAAACATGAAGGTTCCTACTGAGATCATTGATTTTGAAAAGAAAATCGAAGAGATCAAAGAACTGAAACAAAAAGCTGTAAAAGCCCAGGATTATCTTGAAGCAAGAAAGCTTAAAGATGAAGAGGAGCGTCTTCAGATGGAGCTGAACTCTGCTCAGGACAAATGGGATAAGGATGCAAAAGAGAAAAAAGAAACCGTAACTGAAGAAAATGTAGCGGAAGTGGTTTCTATGATGAGTGGTGTTCCTGTAACCAAAGTTGGCAAAAATGAGCTTGATAAACTAGCTCAGATGGATGAGAAACTGAACGGGAAAGTGATCGGACAGGCAGATGCTGTGAAGAAAGTTGTTAAGGCAATTCAAAGAAACAGAGCTGGTCTAAAAGATCCTAACCGCCCTATCGGTACATTTATCTTCCTTGGAACAACTGGTGTTGGTAAGACTGAGCTGGCCAAAGTAATGGCAAGAGAACTGTTTGAATCTGATGAATCTCTGATCCGTATTGACATGAGTGAATACATGGAAAAATTTGCGGTTTCAAGATTAGTAGGTGCGCCTCCGGGATATGTAGGATATGAAGAAGGTGGTCAGCTTACCGAGGCTGTAAGAAGAAAACCTTATGCTGTGGTTCTTTTAGATGAGATTGAAAAAGCTCACCCGGATGTATTCAATATTCTGTTACAGATTCTTGATGAAGGCCACGTTACTGACAGTTTAGGAAGAAAGATTGATTTTAGAAATACAATTATCATTCTTACATCCAATATCGGAACAAGAGATCTTAAAGATTTCGGAGACGGTGTAGGATTTGGAACTTCAGCTAAAAAGACAACTTCAGATTCAAGAGCGAGAAGCACGATTGAAAATGCACTTAAAAAAGCATTTGCTCCGGAATTCTTAAACAGAATTGATGATATTGTGATCTTTAACTCTCTTGTACAGGATGATATCAAGAAAATTATTGATATTGAACTGAACAAACTTTATGGCAGACTTGAAAAATTAGGATATAAAGTTGAACTGACTGAAGAGGCAAAAGACTTTATTTCTGAAAAAGGATGGGATAAAGATTTTGGAGCAAGACCATTGAAACGAGCTATCCAGAAATACATTGAGGACTTATTGGCAGAAATGCTTGTAAATAAGCAACTGAATGAAGGAGAAACTGTAGTTCTCGAGGTGAATGAGGCAAAAGACGGACTAGTCGGAAAATCTCAAAAAACGAAAAAAACGACCGAAAAGTCCCAATCGTAG
- a CDS encoding uroporphyrinogen decarboxylase, whose amino-acid sequence MNPEITTYIGYSASVFIVLSFILKDVRKIRVVNMIGCICFVIYGIFNGMLWPVIIPNGLISFIQIYYLIIDKKDS is encoded by the coding sequence ATGAATCCTGAAATTACCACTTATATCGGTTACTCAGCTTCGGTTTTTATCGTATTGAGTTTCATATTGAAAGATGTAAGAAAAATCAGAGTTGTCAATATGATTGGCTGTATTTGTTTTGTTATTTACGGTATCTTTAATGGAATGCTTTGGCCGGTTATTATTCCCAATGGGCTGATTAGTTTCATTCAGATATACTATCTAATAATAGACAAGAAAGATTCATGA
- a CDS encoding glycosyltransferase, protein MKKKIIVSAFSNLYTDQRIEKVCKTLFDNGYSIDLIGNDWGGNEKMERPYSFSRIEVKSKSLKTAYFEFNWKLYKELKKKADKDTILLANDIDALLPNYLIAKKLNIPLVFDSHEIFTEMPAIQNRMSQKFWRMLERNLIPKLEFMMTESQSYAEWFHEKYNVNPVVVRNIPRKILSVPEIPDNSPKIILYQGAINQSRGIEKMIVAMHHIKGAVLKIAGDGPKKKEYEDLVAQENLQDKVFFLGKLKPENLREITKTVDAGFSLEENNGVSYYYSLPNKVCDYIQSRVPLVMIDFPEMQRIKNQFNVGEMITDHQPGTIENAISKVLNNGRLFYQNELNKAADVFCWENEERNILQLFEKASCR, encoded by the coding sequence ATGAAGAAAAAAATAATAGTTTCTGCTTTTAGCAATCTGTATACTGATCAAAGAATAGAAAAAGTATGCAAAACCCTTTTTGATAACGGATATTCCATAGACCTTATAGGAAATGACTGGGGTGGAAATGAAAAAATGGAACGCCCATATTCTTTTTCGAGAATAGAGGTAAAGTCTAAAAGTCTAAAGACTGCTTATTTTGAATTCAACTGGAAGCTTTATAAAGAACTGAAGAAAAAAGCTGACAAAGACACCATACTTCTTGCTAATGATATAGATGCACTTCTGCCAAATTATCTCATTGCAAAAAAACTTAATATCCCATTAGTCTTTGACAGCCATGAAATTTTTACGGAAATGCCTGCTATACAAAACAGGATGTCACAGAAATTCTGGAGGATGCTTGAAAGAAATCTGATTCCTAAATTGGAATTCATGATGACAGAAAGCCAAAGCTATGCAGAATGGTTTCATGAGAAATACAATGTAAACCCTGTTGTGGTACGAAATATTCCGAGGAAGATTCTTTCTGTACCCGAGATTCCGGATAATAGCCCTAAGATAATCCTATATCAGGGAGCGATCAACCAGTCTAGAGGAATTGAAAAAATGATTGTTGCAATGCACCATATTAAAGGTGCTGTTCTGAAAATAGCAGGGGATGGACCAAAGAAAAAAGAATATGAAGACCTTGTAGCACAGGAAAACCTTCAGGATAAAGTGTTTTTTCTCGGCAAGCTAAAACCGGAAAACCTTCGGGAAATTACAAAAACTGTCGATGCAGGATTCAGTCTTGAAGAAAATAACGGCGTGAGCTATTATTATTCTCTTCCTAATAAAGTCTGCGACTATATCCAGTCCAGGGTGCCTCTTGTGATGATTGACTTCCCTGAGATGCAGCGCATAAAAAATCAGTTTAATGTAGGCGAAATGATTACAGACCATCAGCCTGGTACCATTGAAAACGCGATCAGTAAAGTTCTAAACAACGGAAGATTGTTTTACCAAAACGAACTTAATAAGGCTGCAGACGTCTTCTGCTGGGAAAATGAGGAAAGGAATATCCTGCAACTTTTTGAAAAAGCATCCTGCAGATAA
- a CDS encoding SufE family protein, with protein MTIKEKQQEIIDEFAFLEDWEQKYEYIIDLGKELKGLPEERKTDENLIKGCQSKVWIDAEFKEGKLFFNADSDGILPKGIVSLLVSIYSGHSTQEILDSDFEFIAEIGLQEFLSPSRANGLMAMTKQIKFYAVAYQLKS; from the coding sequence ATGACCATTAAGGAAAAACAGCAGGAAATAATCGACGAATTTGCGTTTCTTGAAGATTGGGAGCAAAAGTATGAGTACATCATTGATCTTGGAAAAGAACTGAAGGGCTTGCCGGAAGAAAGAAAGACAGATGAAAACCTTATTAAAGGCTGCCAGAGCAAGGTTTGGATTGATGCTGAATTTAAAGAAGGGAAACTTTTCTTTAATGCAGATTCAGATGGGATTTTGCCAAAAGGTATCGTTTCTCTTTTAGTGAGTATTTATAGTGGACACTCCACTCAGGAGATTCTGGATTCCGATTTCGAGTTTATAGCAGAAATAGGATTACAAGAATTTCTCTCACCATCCAGAGCCAATGGATTGATGGCAATGACAAAACAAATCAAATTTTACGCAGTAGCCTACCAACTGAAATCATAA
- a CDS encoding glycosyltransferase family 9 protein, with protein sequence MTRILAYRFSAFGDVAMTVPVFREFLEQNPDVEIVMVSRKNFEALFAGIPNVIFKGIDVDNYKGFFGLRRLSNELIREFNPDCIANLHDVIRTKVLDKIYRRKGLKVFKIDKGKEEKEHLTDVWNLDKVQLKKTVERYADVFRKMGFRVELSQKLRPLSNHKLGIGFAPFAQHKGKMLPLEKSFELAKILSEKHTIYFFGGGKKETETLEKWEQQIPNTKSLSGKLTLEEELNKIAELEIMISMDSANMHLASLMGTRCISIWGATHPYAGFLGFGQSEEDVVQVKDLTCRPCSVFGDKECYRGDWACLEEFRIQKVIDKIR encoded by the coding sequence GTGACCAGAATTTTAGCATATCGTTTCTCGGCATTCGGAGATGTTGCAATGACAGTGCCTGTTTTCAGAGAATTTCTGGAACAGAATCCCGATGTGGAAATTGTTATGGTTTCAAGAAAAAACTTTGAAGCTCTTTTTGCGGGAATTCCCAATGTAATATTCAAAGGAATCGATGTAGATAACTATAAAGGATTCTTTGGATTGAGAAGGTTAAGTAATGAGCTGATCCGGGAATTTAACCCCGATTGTATTGCCAATCTTCATGATGTAATCAGAACAAAGGTTCTGGATAAAATCTACAGAAGAAAAGGACTTAAGGTTTTCAAAATAGATAAAGGGAAAGAAGAGAAGGAGCATCTTACAGACGTATGGAATCTGGATAAAGTACAGCTGAAGAAAACAGTAGAACGCTATGCTGATGTTTTTAGAAAAATGGGATTCAGGGTGGAACTTTCCCAAAAACTCAGACCACTTTCCAATCATAAATTGGGCATTGGTTTTGCTCCTTTTGCTCAGCATAAAGGAAAAATGCTGCCTTTAGAGAAGTCATTTGAACTGGCTAAAATTTTATCAGAAAAACATACTATATATTTCTTCGGAGGGGGGAAAAAAGAAACTGAAACTCTTGAAAAATGGGAACAGCAGATTCCTAATACAAAAAGTCTTTCCGGAAAATTAACTCTTGAAGAAGAACTCAACAAAATTGCAGAACTGGAAATAATGATTTCTATGGATTCTGCCAATATGCACCTTGCAAGTCTTATGGGAACAAGATGCATCTCTATCTGGGGGGCAACGCATCCTTATGCCGGATTTTTAGGATTCGGGCAAAGTGAGGAAGATGTGGTTCAGGTAAAAGATCTTACCTGCAGGCCGTGTTCTGTGTTCGGAGATAAAGAGTGCTACAGAGGAGATTGGGCATGTCTTGAGGAGTTTAGGATCCAAAAAGTCATTGATAAAATCAGATGA
- a CDS encoding glycosyltransferase family 2 protein: MKISICIPVYNFDVRELVFTLKNEVEESGVDAEIILIDDASKNSFKELNREVHDSVQKFIFLEKNIGRSQIRNLFLKYSTGEYLLFLDCDGKIVNENFLKKYIQFIQDNPGTQVIYGGRKVLDSFPDQNHLLRWKFAVERENLSLALRLEKPYLSFQTNNFVIQKAVLEKIAFNPQFQKYGYEDLLFAMDLKSEKVKIDHIDDPILNNDLEENGVYLGKVEESVESLAEMLKDEDLRSRLSEVKLVKLYHQIDSTPFKPFLGLIFWTKDTYLKKQLLKGNCSLRYLDLYKLGLLIRKMK; the protein is encoded by the coding sequence ATGAAGATATCAATCTGTATTCCTGTTTATAATTTTGATGTTCGTGAGCTTGTTTTTACTTTGAAAAATGAAGTTGAAGAGAGTGGGGTAGATGCTGAGATCATTCTGATTGATGATGCTTCGAAAAACAGTTTCAAAGAATTGAACAGAGAAGTTCACGATAGTGTACAAAAATTTATATTTCTTGAAAAAAACATAGGAAGATCTCAAATCCGTAATCTTTTTCTTAAATATTCTACAGGAGAATATCTTCTGTTTCTGGATTGTGACGGAAAGATTGTCAATGAGAATTTCTTAAAAAAATACATTCAGTTTATACAGGATAACCCAGGTACTCAGGTTATTTATGGAGGCAGGAAGGTTCTGGATTCTTTTCCGGATCAAAATCATTTGCTAAGATGGAAATTTGCTGTTGAAAGAGAAAACCTTTCACTGGCATTGCGTCTGGAGAAACCTTATTTGAGCTTCCAGACTAATAATTTTGTGATTCAAAAAGCTGTGCTTGAAAAAATTGCCTTTAATCCCCAATTTCAAAAGTATGGATATGAAGACCTTCTGTTTGCAATGGATTTAAAATCTGAAAAGGTAAAGATTGACCATATTGATGATCCTATTCTCAATAATGATTTAGAAGAAAACGGAGTCTATCTTGGAAAAGTGGAAGAGTCTGTAGAAAGTCTGGCTGAAATGCTTAAAGACGAAGACCTCCGTTCAAGGCTTTCTGAAGTCAAGCTGGTGAAATTGTATCACCAGATTGATTCCACTCCATTTAAGCCTTTTCTTGGCCTTATTTTTTGGACAAAAGATACTTATCTTAAAAAACAGCTTTTAAAAGGAAATTGCAGCCTTCGTTATCTTGATCTTTATAAGCTGGGACTTCTCATTCGGAAAATGAAATAA
- a CDS encoding T9SS type A sorting domain-containing protein, translated as MKKLFILSLFIITSIKSQTLGTQDMTFGNSGSTEFTFSPPVKGFQAYNMNLLPNNDFLVGGVSNWGCSSTSNYTGILSKFNQEGTLDTSYNQNGVLDNSAIVNRMKPSRDGNYFILNQYSTLSKVDVNGNLITSWGVNGYITLPYPYNIRDWKESLNNEIIINAVKVNFDNKVYSAIFKYHQNGTSDVSFGTSGKIEFANQPNLIIAKTDIDNEGNYMFTGKISTSLVYNDANIIVFKTNPNGNPISNFGTNGLLTITNYVSNTTNDTFTFITPDNGIIIITDRLLMFKVLSNATLDPSFSNGYKFPQNVAGITDVHFVNNNFYVFADRNATTFLLGKININGNIDTTYNGNGYILINKLAGPHGSTKTLIQGNRLIIAENMENYYCSQLNWKLIMRRFYIGEVLSTIENKYPDYTIIYPNPAEDKVFVKGLTNIELLSIDGRKIEIKTQFKDKEQILDISQLNKGIYFIKGKRHDDKVVSKKIIKK; from the coding sequence ATGAAAAAACTTTTTATACTTTCCTTATTTATTATAACTTCTATAAAAAGTCAGACTCTTGGAACTCAGGATATGACCTTTGGAAATAGTGGATCAACAGAATTCACATTTAGCCCACCTGTCAAAGGATTTCAGGCTTATAATATGAATCTTCTCCCAAACAATGATTTTCTTGTGGGAGGCGTGTCCAATTGGGGATGTAGCTCAACAAGCAATTACACAGGAATTCTTTCTAAATTTAACCAGGAGGGAACGTTAGATACTTCTTACAACCAGAACGGTGTTTTAGACAATTCAGCTATTGTCAACAGGATGAAACCATCAAGGGACGGCAATTATTTTATACTAAATCAATATTCTACTTTATCGAAAGTTGACGTTAATGGTAATCTTATTACTTCTTGGGGGGTGAATGGCTATATTACATTACCCTATCCCTATAACATCCGTGATTGGAAAGAATCTCTTAATAACGAAATTATCATTAATGCTGTTAAAGTAAATTTTGACAACAAAGTATACTCTGCTATTTTCAAATATCATCAAAATGGTACTTCAGACGTTTCCTTTGGTACTAGTGGTAAAATTGAATTTGCCAATCAGCCCAATCTCATTATAGCTAAAACTGATATAGACAATGAGGGTAATTATATGTTTACGGGAAAAATTAGCACTAGCTTAGTATATAATGATGCCAATATCATTGTTTTTAAAACCAATCCAAATGGAAATCCAATTTCCAATTTTGGAACAAACGGGCTTTTAACAATAACTAATTATGTATCTAATACTACCAATGATACTTTTACCTTTATCACTCCTGACAACGGCATTATCATTATCACCGATAGACTTTTAATGTTTAAAGTTTTATCTAACGCAACTCTAGATCCTTCCTTCAGTAATGGCTATAAGTTTCCTCAAAATGTTGCCGGTATTACCGATGTTCATTTTGTCAATAATAATTTTTATGTTTTTGCGGATAGAAATGCAACCACGTTTCTTCTGGGAAAGATAAATATCAATGGAAATATTGATACAACTTATAATGGAAATGGCTATATATTAATCAATAAACTAGCTGGTCCTCATGGTTCAACAAAGACGCTTATTCAAGGGAATCGATTAATTATTGCTGAAAATATGGAAAACTATTACTGTTCCCAACTCAACTGGAAACTTATAATGAGAAGATTCTATATTGGTGAAGTTCTTTCAACAATAGAAAATAAATACCCTGATTATACAATAATTTATCCCAACCCTGCAGAAGACAAAGTTTTTGTGAAAGGCCTTACTAATATAGAGCTTTTATCCATTGATGGTAGGAAAATTGAAATAAAAACTCAATTTAAAGACAAAGAACAAATTCTTGATATTAGCCAACTAAATAAAGGAATTTATTTTATTAAAGGCAAAAGGCATGATGACAAAGTAGTTTCTAAAAAAATAATAAAGAAATAA
- a CDS encoding bifunctional folylpolyglutamate synthase/dihydrofolate synthase: MTNEQYQEAIDWLFVQMPNYQVDGQKAYKPGLDNITKLCAFFGNPQEKIQCIHIGGTNGKGSSSNMLASVLQEAGYKVGLYNSPHLIDFTERIKVNGKNCNKEFVFDFIQKLKSIPEDIRPSFFEFTTIMAFEYFYQQQVDFAIIEVGLGGRLDSTNIIQPLISAITNVQLDHQNILGDTIEEIAGEKAGIIKSHIPIISGDDNDVVKNILRKKALEENAPFTDATFIQSELTSDLKGNYQKKNIKVVLAIVEELKKLEINITNEDLEKGLLNVHQNTGFIGRWFEFSKDPLIICDTGHNQAGLEHVFSQLNSIDRHKHVILGFVNDKKIDEVMDLLPENSEFYFAKPSVNRGRHPEDYENLLQEAKIFYKIFNSVQEAYLAAKERCTKEEMIFIGGSNFVVGDFLEKNLEITE, from the coding sequence ATGACAAATGAACAATATCAGGAAGCTATCGATTGGCTTTTCGTGCAGATGCCCAACTATCAGGTAGATGGGCAGAAGGCTTACAAACCGGGACTTGATAATATTACCAAGCTTTGTGCTTTCTTTGGAAATCCTCAGGAAAAGATACAGTGTATCCATATCGGAGGAACCAACGGAAAGGGCTCTTCAAGCAATATGCTGGCTTCAGTTCTTCAGGAAGCAGGTTATAAAGTGGGGCTTTACAATTCACCGCATCTTATCGACTTTACAGAGCGAATCAAGGTTAATGGGAAAAACTGCAATAAAGAATTTGTCTTTGATTTTATTCAGAAACTTAAAAGTATTCCGGAAGATATCCGTCCTTCTTTTTTTGAGTTCACTACAATCATGGCGTTTGAATATTTTTATCAGCAACAGGTAGATTTTGCCATTATTGAAGTGGGACTGGGGGGAAGACTGGATTCAACCAATATTATTCAACCCCTGATTTCAGCCATTACGAACGTTCAGCTTGATCATCAGAATATTTTGGGTGATACTATTGAAGAGATTGCCGGAGAGAAGGCGGGAATTATAAAAAGCCACATCCCTATCATCTCCGGCGATGACAATGATGTGGTCAAAAATATTCTCAGAAAGAAAGCTCTTGAAGAAAATGCACCTTTTACAGATGCCACATTCATCCAGAGTGAGCTTACTTCTGATCTGAAAGGAAACTATCAGAAGAAGAACATTAAAGTGGTACTGGCTATAGTAGAAGAATTAAAGAAGTTAGAAATAAACATTACGAACGAAGATCTTGAAAAAGGACTGCTAAACGTTCATCAGAATACAGGTTTTATAGGCCGTTGGTTTGAATTCTCAAAAGATCCGCTTATCATTTGCGATACGGGACATAATCAGGCAGGTTTGGAGCACGTTTTTTCGCAACTTAATTCAATTGACAGGCACAAGCATGTCATTTTGGGGTTTGTAAATGATAAAAAAATAGATGAAGTGATGGATTTACTTCCTGAAAATTCTGAGTTTTATTTTGCAAAACCATCTGTCAACAGGGGAAGACACCCGGAAGATTATGAAAATCTACTTCAGGAGGCGAAAATTTTTTATAAAATTTTTAATTCTGTACAAGAAGCGTATCTAGCTGCAAAAGAACGATGTACAAAAGAAGAAATGATTTTTATCGGCGGAAGCAACTTTGTTGTTGGAGATTTTTTAGAAAAAAATTTGGAGATTACTGAATAA
- a CDS encoding TolC family protein encodes MKKVWIIVFGLGYLGLNAQKKWSLEECVSYAVEHNLQVIQNKYNKQSQDASLKIAKKGYLPSVSGSLGNTVSFGQTSFGTGSLRNDRFSNNASVGADVLVYNNGRMEKTVRKSQFDLEASLYDVETIKNDISLQIAQQYLTTLLNKEIVKISESAVGNAQKQYDRAKITTNVGTTSQTVLAEAEAALAREKQNLKTAEVNVGRSLFALVQLLQLSDYKNFDVEDVAVSDQLAPELKSVDEVLAIAYESQPQIKAAVSRINSAEAQTEVSKTAFWPTITASVGVGTFYNNLLNTDNIGNEFIYVKEKGFFQQYKDNFGQQASVSVNIPIFNKGITKLQVEQSRINESIAKNTWEQQKQTVRQNVQKAQFDADANYESYLAAVEAEKSSKLALEFADKSYAVGRTTIYDVNVARNNYANAQGSVAQAKYNYLFSLKLLNFYAGIPLSL; translated from the coding sequence ATGAAAAAAGTTTGGATTATCGTTTTCGGATTGGGTTATCTGGGTTTAAACGCTCAGAAGAAATGGTCCTTAGAAGAATGCGTAAGCTATGCAGTGGAGCATAATCTTCAGGTTATCCAAAATAAATATAACAAGCAATCGCAGGATGCAAGCCTTAAAATTGCTAAAAAAGGCTATTTACCATCTGTTTCAGGGAGTTTAGGAAATACGGTCAGCTTTGGACAGACGTCGTTCGGAACAGGAAGTTTAAGAAATGACAGGTTCAGTAATAATGCCAGTGTTGGAGCTGATGTTTTGGTGTACAATAATGGCAGAATGGAAAAGACGGTAAGAAAAAGTCAGTTTGATTTAGAGGCAAGTCTTTATGATGTAGAAACCATTAAAAATGATATCTCTCTACAGATAGCACAGCAGTATCTAACCACACTTCTAAATAAAGAAATTGTGAAGATCTCCGAAAGTGCTGTGGGAAATGCACAAAAACAATACGACAGAGCAAAAATTACAACAAACGTAGGAACAACCTCTCAAACTGTTCTCGCTGAAGCGGAAGCTGCCTTAGCAAGAGAGAAGCAGAATTTAAAAACGGCTGAGGTGAACGTGGGAAGAAGTTTGTTTGCTTTGGTTCAGCTTTTACAATTATCTGATTATAAGAATTTTGATGTGGAAGATGTCGCTGTTTCAGATCAGTTAGCTCCTGAACTTAAATCTGTGGATGAAGTTTTAGCCATAGCCTATGAATCTCAACCTCAAATAAAAGCTGCTGTAAGCAGGATCAATTCGGCAGAAGCTCAGACCGAAGTTTCGAAAACCGCTTTTTGGCCTACTATAACGGCTAGTGTAGGAGTAGGAACTTTCTATAACAACCTTTTGAATACTGATAATATAGGAAATGAGTTTATCTACGTAAAGGAAAAAGGATTCTTTCAGCAGTATAAAGACAACTTTGGACAGCAGGCCAGTGTTTCTGTGAATATTCCTATTTTCAATAAAGGAATAACAAAACTCCAGGTAGAGCAATCCAGAATAAATGAAAGTATTGCCAAAAATACATGGGAACAACAGAAACAGACTGTAAGACAAAATGTACAGAAGGCCCAGTTTGATGCAGATGCTAACTATGAAAGCTATCTGGCAGCGGTAGAAGCGGAAAAAAGCTCAAAACTTGCTCTTGAGTTTGCAGATAAAAGCTATGCAGTGGGAAGAACAACTATTTATGATGTAAATGTCGCAAGAAATAATTATGCAAATGCACAGGGATCAGTAGCACAGGCGAAATATAATTACCTTTTTAGTCTTAAACTATTGAATTTCTATGCAGGAATTCCGTTAAGTTTGTAA